Proteins encoded within one genomic window of Pseudorasbora parva isolate DD20220531a chromosome 3, ASM2467924v1, whole genome shotgun sequence:
- the ptrh1 gene encoding probable peptidyl-tRNA hydrolase, with protein MSNTTVRGIVWTVTQAFKLPMALIMRMITKLINRVMLSTLPSPRMAGQATADCNRRKMIVGLGNPGMNGSRHSVGMAVLTTLAERLGAPDSWRADRQVLGEVVVTHLQDIQLVLLRPKLLMNINGVSVAKAASKFLIPPEHILLIHDELDKPLGKFGIKHGGSARGHNGVRSCVDCLHTDVMPRLRIGIGRPSGKTPVDRYVLGRFSQEEQNVLDSVMNQSVDVLLTFLTDSQPQTSPAEGRRASRKNKARALSPPQDTKEELTQN; from the exons ATGAGTAACACCACTGTTCGTGGCATAGTCTGGACAGTGACACAGGCTTTCAAACTGCCAATGGCTCTCATAATGCGGATGATAACGAAGCTGATTAACCGAGTGATGTTGAGCACGCTGCCATCGCCAAGGATGGCTGGTCAGGCGACAGCTGACTGTAATAGAAGGAAAATG ATTGTTGGGCTAGGAAACCCTGGCATGAATGGCTCTCGACATAGCGTTGGTATGGCTGTGCTTACGACGTTAGCAGAACGTTTAGGGGCGCCAGACAGCTGGAGAGCTGACCGACAAGTCTTGGGAGAGGTTGTTGTAACacaccttcaagacatccagTTGGTGCTTCTACGACCCAAGTTGCTTATGAACATCAATGGTGTGAGTGTGGCAAAAGCAG CCAGCAAATTTTTAATTCCGCCGGAACACATTCTCTTGATTCATGATGAGCTTGACAAACCGCTTGGAAAGTTTGGCATTAAACACGGTGGAAGTGCAAG GGGTCACAATGGTGTGAGATCATGTGTGGACTGCCTTCATACTGAT GTGATGCCACGGTTGCGCATTGGTATTGGGCGACCTTCGGGTAAAACGCCTGTCGACCGTTACGTTTTGGGACGTTTTTCACAGGAGGAACAAAATGTTCTAGACTCCGTTATGAACCAGAGTGTAGACGTTCTGCTGACATTTCTCACAGACTCGCAACCCCAGACTTCTCCAGCAGAGGGAAGGAGAGCTTCACGCAAGAATAAAGCAAGGGCGCTTTCACCGCCTCAGGACACCAAAGAAGAGCTCACACAGAACTGA